The proteins below are encoded in one region of Micromonospora pisi:
- a CDS encoding GOLPH3/VPS74 family protein, whose protein sequence is MTGVALAEELLLLAYDDESGKATGSRIGLDLGMAAGVLVELALAGRVAYDNGSIVVSDPAPTGNPITDEVLGRMAGDGPLPPASWVQRLRHGLRDRILAGLVGRGVVRDVDETALGHIHVHRYPAVDATVETEIRGRLAVALTGEQVPDERTAALAALVAASRMEPSLGLSGAALADAHRRLAEIAGGAGFTGEVSLEESTVRPSVALVIEALASAIDAALGARR, encoded by the coding sequence TGGCGCTGGCTGAAGAGTTGCTGTTGCTCGCGTACGACGACGAGTCGGGGAAGGCCACCGGGTCGCGGATCGGGCTCGACCTGGGGATGGCCGCCGGGGTACTGGTGGAACTGGCGCTGGCCGGTCGGGTCGCGTACGACAACGGCTCGATCGTGGTGAGCGACCCGGCGCCGACCGGGAACCCGATCACGGACGAGGTGCTGGGGCGGATGGCCGGGGACGGCCCGCTTCCGCCGGCCTCCTGGGTGCAGCGGCTCCGGCACGGGCTGCGGGACCGGATCCTGGCCGGCCTGGTGGGCCGGGGCGTGGTCCGGGACGTCGACGAGACCGCGCTCGGGCACATCCACGTGCACCGGTACCCGGCGGTCGACGCGACGGTGGAGACGGAGATCCGGGGCCGGTTGGCGGTGGCGCTCACCGGCGAGCAGGTGCCGGACGAGCGTACGGCGGCACTCGCCGCCCTGGTCGCGGCGAGCCGGATGGAACCGAGTCTGGGCTTGTCCGGTGCGGCCCTCGCGGACGCGCACCGGCGGCTGGCGGAGATCGCCGGTGGTGCCGGCTTCACCGGTGAGGTGAGCCTGGAGGAGTCGACGGTCCGCCCGTCGGTGGCCCTGGTGATCGAGGCCCTGGCCAGCGCCATCGACGCGGCCCTGGGCGCCCGGCGCTGA